TCAACACTAGGCTCACTCCTGAATATGAGGCTTTACTAAAGGAAAACATTGacattggtcgtacttggactGTTGTTCAGTCCATGGAAAGATTGTATGAAGTCAGGTCTCCCCGGACTCATTATGTAGATCTATTGCAGAAAACTTGTACATGTCACAGGTGACGAGTGAATGGTTTTCCTTGTGCGCATGCTTGTGCTGCCATTCAAGCTACTAGAGAAAACATCTattcatttgttgagccatacttcACCACCGAATGGTACAACAGGACATACCAGGAGATCATCTTGCCAATCCCCAATTATGACAAGCCGCAGTCTTATGATCTTAATGATAGGGTTATTGTTCCTATTCCTGTTCCTCCACCGGGTAGACGAAGAACACAACGCTTGAAGAATGCACATGAGAAGCAAAAGAGGAAAatgatgtgcacaaagtgcttcacTCTTGGTCACCATAACAGAGCTACCTGCCCCATGCTTTGATGATTTTTTCTATGTTTCATTTGTTCAAAGATTCTCTGTCTTTTCAATATTCTTTTGGCGTGGATAATTAGTGCCAggacatgtgtaccattatgtacaccttcctgtaAACTTCATTTTTTCTTACCTGTTTTTTTACAGGTGTACCACTATGTACACCTTGGTGTACAATGGATGCTTCTAGTCTATTTTTCTCAGTAATATTATATGTTTTCAGATCTGTATAATTAGTTATTACTTTTGCTATGTTCAATTCTCATGTTTTTCAGTTCTACATGCTATACAAATTTTAGtaatatatttttatgttttcaattttttatacTTTTGATCAAGTATAAAAATCTGTcagtacatgtgtaccattatgtacaccttctaaACATTTTCTGCTATGTCAGTAACTGTGCACAATCAAGTACACCTTAATATTTCAAAGCCTGGTGAATGagataagtcagaaacttgtaaCATTAatattgaaaataataaaaatattaattcaagGTCTTTTAGTAGTGATAAGTCAAACAAATTgataaaaactgaaatttgaaaagagataagtcataaacaaagtgacaagtcataaacaaagtaataaaaactgaaatttgaagaaATTTAGAAAGTGATCTTGAATGAAGATTAaaaactcttcttcctcttcaatggttGCTTTCCTATAGTCTTGCGCCACTGATTATGCTCCTCGTCCTTTGCTATATCCCACACCTTTTCATACCATCCGCATTTTGTCAACATTTTGGCCACCAATGTTGATCTCATTTGCTGACAAATGTCTTCGGCCCTCTGCTGACCTTTTTCCATACCTTTTGTTGTCTTCATACTTCGTTTCATAAAGTAACAAGTATATATTAGACAGTCCGGGTTGATTCCTTGTGAAGGGCATGGCATGATGTTTAATTTGTGCTCTTATATAGGTGGGTGACCCTTCAATGATTTCTTCTTGTTGAGTTCCACTTGTACCACAGCTGCTAGTTGCTTTGCATCGTCTTGATATGACTGCTCATTTTCTGAGTGTAACGAGTTATACCATTTCCATTCATTgacttcaaaatcaaaattcaaaagtgaCCAGTGCAATCCCATCCTCGTTTGATCTGAAGAGTGATTGATAGGGATTACAAGAACTTCCAGATTCTCAGGCATGTCTCGTATGAAATTAACCACAAGCTTTTCCACCTCGCTGGTGATATTATACTTGACATAGTACTGCAATTAATAATTtgttagaaaacaaaattaattaggcTCACCTTAATCAGAAAACTAAGAAATCAAACATTGCAAACCTGAAAACAGACCGTATATCCATGTATGATATACAGGTTTAcacctatgtacacacctatataaatctaacaatcaagaATTTGCAGACCATGTGTCAATCATAGATGCATATTGGTGTACATCTATGTAAATAGCtaaataaatctaacaatcaacaCTTAACAGaccatgtgtcaatcatatatgcaTATTGGTGTATATCAATGTACACATCTAAAGAAATCTAAAAACACATAGAACACGCCATGTCAATCAACTATGTACACAATACATATTAAAGTAACTATACATGGCATTTCCTATTTAttttgagaaacttacacatgcagtAGGACTCATAATTTCACAGCTCAGGTACTTTTTACGATCTGGAGGACGAATGCTATCTCTGACAAGTGCTCTTCTAAGTCGATGGATGTAAAACTAGAGTACCTCCTGGTCCAGATATTTGTTGAACATCAGTTCACGAAGTACTCTTCCAACAATCAAAATATCTTCCTTGACTGTTGGATTATCCAGGCTTGTTAATTGCCAAGCTACAGAGCTGCGGAAAcataaaggaaatgttaacatggtgtaCAAAGTTGTGCTCATAAATTTTTTTATAAGATTCAATCATGGTGTTTTACGAACTTACTCCAGGCTTGCGTAGTCAAAGAATTACCCTTTTTTTGTCTTGTCCTGCTTGCATAGCTTGGCATAGTGGTGATAGACGAACATCTGGCAATGGATTGTGAGGACAATATACATCTCCCTTTCTCTTTATTGGCGCAGGATAGCCTGGTTCTTGTCCCTCTTTGATCCCCTTGCCTTTTGTATCAGCTTTTATCATAACTCGTTTGGTTTTACCCTCGGCAGTGAAATCAGGATCTAGCTTTCTTTTTGCATTTCTCTTTTGTGGTGTCTTGGAAAACTTGCTAGCGGCTTGTGTCTTCAACATCTCTGCTTCCTTCATCCTTCCTGCTCTTGTCCTCACTGGAGTCGTCTTCTCTTCTTCTACCTCTTGGCTGCTAAAAAATTCATTAGGGTTTTGTTGAATGAACTGCACTTCTTCTTCAATGATCCTTTCTCGTACATCttcattggataatgatttttGCGACGACTCTTCTTTTGGATCTTCTTGGCTCAATAATGCAAAGCTTGGACAATCGTGGCGAATCAGGGTTGCCATCTTTTCCTTCACTTCAGATGGTGCCGTTctgtaacaacctttttcaagctTTACGAACACAGTTTCAGACAAGTTATCTAAAAGGTCATCAATTGATGTATAAGTCTCATTATGTGATTCTTCTCCTTGTGTGAGTAAAAGGACTTCTTTAGGATCCAACTGACATATGGCTTCAGCTACAATTATAGTAGCTTCATCAATTTCAGCTGTTCGAGTTCCATCCATCACATTCTGGTCATCAAGGTTCACTTGGTCTTGTTTATCTTCATTGATTACACTTGTCTTTGGCATTGAAGTactgaaaaatgaaatttttatgagaattttcaaTGGTGTATGGAGTTTTACACCAATGTACAGGTACACAAATTCAGAAGAAGTTATAAAGGTGTACATCCTTGTACACACAtactaaaaacaacaaatatatatatatatatatatatatatatataagctgaGATCATTTTCTTTATACCTTTGCTTGTTAGCAGCTTCAAACCCAGCTACTTTGTCAATTTCATCAGTTTGACCTTTAGCGATTTCAACTTCCTTTGGCAGAAGAGTGCtaaaaaaaatgcaatttttttta
Above is a genomic segment from Papaver somniferum cultivar HN1 chromosome 10, ASM357369v1, whole genome shotgun sequence containing:
- the LOC113316185 gene encoding myelin transcription factor 1-like protein, whose translation is MRRKELHEELTEVLDRQERLLSFIEEKRLKVNEVGLMNLTERREDDDEDKEDGEDGEGHKEDDDIEEDEEEEEEDYKEEHNEDGDVHDHNYDDDGDDNDKEGSKGGDTHDHDNDKEDSKGGDDEHGTESERNEVPSETPEKQSTPSPKTNEANEEEDGKDGTSRGVESETDNKPSTLLPKEVEIAKGQTDEIDKVAGFEAANKQSTSMPKTSVINEDKQDQVNLDDQNVMDGTRTAEIDEATIIVAEAICQLDPKEVLLLTQGEESHNETYTSIDDLLDNLSETVFVKLEKGCYRTAPSEVKEKMATLIRHDCPSFALLSQEDPKEESSQKSLSNEDVRERIIEEEVQFIQQNPNEFFSSQEVEEEKTTPVRTRAGRMKEAEMLKTQAASKFSKTPQKRNAKRKLDPDFTAEGKTKRVMIKADTKGKGIKEGQEPGYPAPIKRKGDVYCPHNPLPDVRLSPLCQAMQAGQDKKRYYVKYNITSEVEKLVVNFIRDMPENLEVLVIPINHSSDQTRMGLHWSLLNFDFEVNEWKWYNSLHSENEQSYQDDAKQLAAVVQVELNKKKSLKGHPPI